One stretch of Comamonas testosteroni DNA includes these proteins:
- the fliE gene encoding flagellar hook-basal body complex protein FliE has translation MDLKIPAINPAQLGNQLTKVGSAGTAPVAGGFGQALQNALQSVSAAQNHSSQLQREVQLENPAVSLEQTMVAMQKSQIGFQATLHVRNRLVQAYSDVMNMQV, from the coding sequence ATGGACCTGAAGATCCCAGCAATCAACCCCGCCCAACTGGGCAACCAGCTCACCAAGGTCGGCAGCGCCGGCACTGCTCCCGTGGCCGGCGGCTTCGGTCAGGCTCTGCAAAATGCACTGCAATCGGTGAGCGCCGCTCAAAACCATTCCAGCCAGCTGCAGCGCGAAGTGCAGCTGGAAAACCCCGCCGTCAGCCTGGAGCAGACCATGGTGGCCATGCAAAAATCGCAGATCGGCTTTCAGGCCACGCTGCATGTGCGCAACCGCCTGGTGCAGGCCTACTCCGATGTGATGAATATGCAGGTGTGA
- the motB gene encoding flagellar motor protein MotB, with protein MADKKLQPIIIKRVKKTAHAHHGGAWKIAYADFVTAMMAFFLLMWLLGSTAQGELQGIAAYFNSPLKVAMSGGSGAGNSSSIVPGGGNDLSKVHGQVRRSESEDNANRRSSQAMGRADESARDAQRLHALKAKVDSMIANNARLNEFRSQIRTEITHDGLMIQIVDDQNRPMFDSGSAVVKPYMRDILREIGAAMGNAENRISLSGHTDAAPYGNADRGYSNWELSADRANASRRELVAAGMPLDKLARVVGMASSDLLLPEEPRAAQNRRITITVLTKEAERRVLGNDKERSMEQVTSAEEAASTINQPKARRAVPSAADKQSLDAKEEFVVTNPEVATETVEKPDNARPMPGG; from the coding sequence ATGGCTGACAAGAAGCTGCAGCCCATCATCATCAAGCGCGTCAAGAAGACCGCCCATGCACACCATGGTGGTGCATGGAAGATTGCCTATGCCGACTTTGTGACGGCGATGATGGCCTTCTTCCTGCTGATGTGGCTGCTGGGCTCGACTGCTCAGGGCGAGCTGCAGGGGATTGCCGCGTATTTCAATTCGCCGCTGAAGGTGGCCATGTCGGGCGGCAGCGGCGCGGGCAACAGCTCCAGCATCGTGCCGGGCGGCGGCAACGACCTGTCCAAGGTGCACGGCCAGGTGCGCCGCTCCGAGTCCGAAGACAATGCCAACCGCCGCTCCAGCCAGGCCATGGGCCGGGCCGATGAGTCTGCACGCGATGCACAGCGTCTGCATGCGCTCAAGGCCAAAGTGGACAGCATGATTGCCAACAATGCGCGCCTGAACGAGTTCCGTTCGCAGATTCGCACGGAGATCACGCATGACGGCCTGATGATTCAGATCGTCGATGACCAGAACCGCCCCATGTTCGATAGCGGCAGTGCCGTGGTCAAGCCCTATATGCGCGACATCCTGCGCGAGATCGGTGCGGCCATGGGCAATGCGGAAAATCGCATCAGTCTCTCAGGTCACACCGATGCCGCGCCCTACGGCAATGCCGATCGTGGCTATAGCAACTGGGAGCTGTCGGCAGACCGCGCCAATGCTTCGCGCCGCGAGCTGGTGGCTGCCGGCATGCCGCTGGACAAGCTGGCACGCGTGGTGGGCATGGCCAGCAGCGACCTGCTGCTGCCCGAGGAGCCGCGCGCGGCGCAGAACCGCCGCATCACGATTACCGTGCTGACCAAGGAGGCCGAGCGCCGTGTGCTGGGCAACGACAAGGAGCGCAGCATGGAGCAGGTGACCAGTGCCGAGGAAGCTGCCAGCACGATCAACCAACCCAAGGCCCGGCGCGCAGTACCCAGCGCTGCCGACAAGCAGTCTCTGGATGCCAAGGAAGAGTTTGTTGTAACAAACCCTGAAGTTGCCACGGAGACTGTCGAAAAGCCTGACAATGCACGTCCAATGCCGGGAGGTTGA
- the cheY gene encoding chemotaxis response regulator CheY translates to MANALRFLIVDDFSTMRRIVRNLLKESGFADADEAEDGVVAITKLRASKFDFVVTDINMPNMNGFQLLSEIKQDEKLKHLPVLMVTAEARKEDIVAAAQGGAAGYIVKPFTKATLEEKVNLIIKKLDL, encoded by the coding sequence GTGGCTAATGCCCTGCGATTTTTGATTGTTGACGACTTCTCCACCATGCGCCGTATCGTGCGCAATCTGCTCAAGGAGAGTGGCTTCGCCGATGCCGATGAAGCCGAAGATGGTGTGGTTGCCATCACCAAGCTGCGTGCTAGCAAGTTTGACTTCGTGGTGACCGACATCAACATGCCGAACATGAACGGCTTTCAGCTGCTGAGCGAAATCAAGCAGGATGAAAAGCTCAAGCATCTGCCGGTACTGATGGTGACCGCCGAAGCCCGCAAGGAAGATATCGTGGCTGCCGCCCAGGGCGGAGCGGCCGGCTATATCGTCAAGCCCTTCACCAAGGCCACGCTGGAAGAGAAGGTCAATCTCATCATCAAGAAACTCGATCTCTGA
- the fliG gene encoding flagellar motor switch protein FliG gives MDDRGLNDAAILLVSLGEEEAAEVFKHLTPKEVQKLGETIARMRGVTREKVDFVIDRFTSDAASQSLLVDDASDYVRSVLKRALGDDKAALLIDRIMQGGDISGIESLKWMDPLSVAELLRGEHPQIVAAILVHLEYEQAAAVLMQFPDRARSEVMLRVATLEGIQPTALKDLNEVLFKVLAGGDKVRKTSLGGVKTAAEMLNQMGGNADVAVLDTIRNYDPELAQKIMDKMFVFDDLVKLDDRSVQLVLREVVSETLIVALKGGSMEVRDKILANMSMRAAESLREDLEGRGPMRLSEVEAQQKEILKVVRRLVEEGQVTIGSGPEDSYV, from the coding sequence ATGGACGATAGAGGTCTGAACGACGCTGCCATCTTGCTGGTCTCCCTCGGCGAGGAAGAAGCGGCCGAGGTGTTCAAGCACCTCACGCCCAAGGAAGTGCAGAAGCTGGGCGAGACGATTGCCCGCATGCGTGGCGTGACGCGGGAAAAGGTTGATTTCGTGATCGACCGCTTCACCAGCGATGCGGCGTCGCAGAGTCTGCTGGTCGACGATGCCAGCGACTATGTGCGCTCGGTGCTCAAGCGTGCCCTGGGCGATGACAAGGCGGCGCTGCTGATCGACCGCATCATGCAGGGCGGCGACATCTCGGGCATCGAAAGCCTGAAGTGGATGGACCCGCTGTCGGTGGCCGAGCTGCTGCGCGGCGAGCATCCGCAGATCGTGGCGGCGATTCTGGTGCACCTGGAATATGAGCAGGCTGCGGCCGTGCTGATGCAGTTCCCCGACCGCGCACGCAGCGAGGTCATGCTGCGCGTGGCCACGCTGGAAGGCATTCAGCCCACGGCGCTCAAGGACCTGAACGAAGTGCTGTTCAAGGTGCTGGCAGGCGGCGACAAGGTGCGCAAGACCTCGCTGGGCGGCGTCAAGACTGCAGCCGAAATGCTCAACCAGATGGGTGGCAATGCCGATGTGGCGGTGCTCGATACCATCCGCAACTACGACCCCGAGCTGGCGCAGAAGATCATGGACAAGATGTTCGTCTTCGACGACCTGGTCAAGCTCGACGACCGCTCGGTGCAACTGGTGCTGCGCGAGGTGGTGTCCGAGACGCTGATCGTGGCGCTCAAGGGCGGCTCCATGGAAGTGCGCGACAAGATTCTGGCCAATATGTCCATGCGTGCGGCAGAGTCGCTGCGCGAGGACCTGGAAGGCCGCGGCCCCATGCGTCTGTCCGAAGTGGAAGCCCAGCAGAAGGAAATCCTCAAGGTCGTGCGTCGTCTGGTCGAGGAAGGCCAGGTAACCATCGGCTCTGGCCCGGAGGACAGCTATGTCTAA
- a CDS encoding glycosyltransferase produces the protein MSSPSTTANSTPQQATPAELEEIHQLIKSNQFVPALTALMQLVTQDVRNPKLWLLIGLAYTRMADWKSAIDALQTAVEIDPEEMQAQHLLSLALFSTGQQQQACDLIDKVVKKGNLGPQWMMRAYLHSHTSRDPMRALQVARDWGKRFADPLTRDAKPLKVTDRNPRKKLKIGYMTADFRQHSVAFFMQPVLAHHNSDNVEVHVYSNGPSDSTTEYMRSLVPYWLDVMNLDDEALCERIRQDGIDVLVDLSGFTHGHRLGVFARRAAPVQATWLGYMQTLGMKAMDYRLVDMGIAPPSHAPYYSETLFHLNCMASYTPPTYAPLCKEPPMLRNGYPTLVSLNNSAKITDQMLRIWARILEAREDARLIILVKEENADAAQAHMQPRAEAAGMPLDRVSVLHLQPLNQFMEMGHIADIVLDTSPISGGTTTLHSLWMGMPIVTMDAVRGVDSSTARTLAGLGWRHWVTQSDQEYVERALAFMNNPEGLQKLRTETRDRMRCSVLMDYASRTGELETAFRLMWLNYLRGDRRTLAIAADVDHVLAEMGTKV, from the coding sequence ATGTCTTCCCCCTCCACCACCGCGAACTCAACACCGCAGCAAGCCACGCCAGCGGAGCTTGAAGAGATTCATCAACTGATCAAGAGCAATCAGTTTGTGCCCGCGCTCACTGCCCTGATGCAACTGGTGACGCAGGACGTTCGCAATCCGAAGCTGTGGCTGCTGATCGGCCTGGCTTATACGCGCATGGCCGATTGGAAGTCGGCCATAGATGCCTTGCAGACCGCGGTGGAGATTGATCCTGAAGAAATGCAGGCTCAACATCTGTTGTCCTTGGCATTGTTCAGCACGGGCCAACAGCAGCAGGCATGCGATCTGATCGACAAAGTCGTCAAAAAAGGCAATCTCGGTCCGCAATGGATGATGCGCGCCTACCTCCACTCGCACACCAGCCGCGACCCCATGAGGGCGCTTCAGGTCGCACGCGACTGGGGCAAGCGATTTGCGGATCCACTGACGCGCGATGCCAAACCCTTAAAGGTGACAGACCGCAACCCGCGCAAAAAGCTCAAAATCGGCTATATGACGGCGGACTTCCGCCAGCATTCGGTGGCCTTTTTCATGCAGCCCGTGCTGGCTCATCACAATTCCGACAACGTCGAGGTGCATGTCTACTCGAATGGCCCCTCGGACAGCACGACCGAATACATGCGCTCGCTGGTGCCGTATTGGCTGGATGTGATGAATTTGGACGACGAAGCGCTGTGCGAAAGAATCCGCCAGGACGGCATCGACGTGCTCGTGGATTTGTCCGGATTCACACATGGCCACCGCCTCGGAGTTTTTGCACGCCGCGCAGCACCAGTGCAGGCGACTTGGCTGGGCTATATGCAGACGCTCGGCATGAAGGCGATGGACTACCGATTGGTCGATATGGGCATTGCGCCACCCAGCCATGCCCCTTACTACTCGGAAACGCTGTTCCACCTGAATTGCATGGCCAGCTATACACCGCCCACCTATGCGCCGCTTTGCAAAGAGCCCCCCATGCTGCGCAACGGGTATCCCACGCTGGTGTCTCTCAACAACTCGGCCAAGATCACCGACCAGATGTTGCGTATCTGGGCGCGCATTTTGGAGGCGCGCGAGGATGCCAGGCTCATCATCCTAGTGAAGGAAGAGAATGCCGATGCCGCCCAGGCCCATATGCAGCCCCGCGCAGAGGCTGCTGGCATGCCGCTGGATCGCGTCTCTGTGCTACACCTGCAGCCGCTCAACCAGTTCATGGAGATGGGGCATATCGCGGATATCGTGCTCGATACCTCGCCCATCTCGGGCGGGACGACCACGCTGCATAGTTTATGGATGGGGATGCCTATTGTGACTATGGATGCTGTACGCGGTGTGGATTCTTCTACTGCGCGTACTTTGGCCGGTCTTGGATGGCGGCATTGGGTGACACAGAGCGATCAGGAGTATGTCGAGCGTGCATTGGCATTCATGAATAATCCTGAAGGGTTGCAAAAGCTTCGTACTGAAACTCGCGATCGAATGAGATGTAGTGTTTTGATGGACTACGCGTCTCGTACGGGCGAACTGGAAACAGCGTTTCGCCTCATGTGGCTCAATTACCTGCGCGGGGACCGAAGAACCTTAGCTATTGCGGCCGATGTGGATCATGTTCTGGCCGAAATGGGCACCAAGGTATGA
- a CDS encoding FliH/SctL family protein gives MSKGQPPRSHSRFIPQEEIDDSTVVQWRFGAVGAQSGGVFAPAQPAAFIPAGVEHFNGFFPSIAHQPQAQPEVQAVEPVEPAAPAFDEEQLQQMLEQARAEGHAQGLAEGRTQTQQQWQQHLDDHINGAGRESAQRVDGVLQGLEDNFKQLQSGMAQELLNLACDIARQVVRQELRSQPQALLPVIREALDMLVDESRPVTVRLNPADFELLDEALRAEHGAHSRIQWLGDASIAQGDVKVESGGAEIDGGLDKRWRRAVAALGLVSTWYDGDKA, from the coding sequence ATGTCTAAGGGCCAGCCTCCCCGCTCGCACTCGCGCTTTATTCCGCAGGAAGAGATCGACGACAGCACCGTGGTGCAATGGCGCTTCGGTGCAGTGGGCGCGCAGAGCGGTGGTGTCTTCGCGCCTGCACAGCCGGCGGCCTTCATCCCGGCTGGGGTAGAGCACTTCAACGGTTTTTTCCCCTCTATTGCCCATCAACCGCAGGCGCAACCAGAGGTGCAGGCCGTGGAGCCGGTGGAGCCGGCTGCCCCGGCTTTCGACGAGGAGCAGCTGCAGCAGATGCTGGAGCAGGCACGTGCCGAGGGCCATGCACAGGGCCTGGCCGAAGGCCGCACACAGACGCAGCAGCAATGGCAGCAGCATCTGGACGACCATATCAACGGCGCGGGCCGCGAGAGTGCGCAGCGTGTCGATGGCGTGTTGCAGGGCCTGGAAGACAACTTCAAGCAGCTGCAGTCGGGCATGGCCCAGGAGTTGCTGAATCTGGCCTGCGATATTGCCCGCCAGGTGGTGCGCCAGGAGCTGCGCAGCCAACCCCAGGCCTTGCTGCCCGTGATTCGCGAGGCGCTGGACATGCTGGTCGACGAGAGCCGCCCGGTGACCGTTCGTCTGAACCCCGCAGACTTTGAACTGCTCGATGAAGCCCTGCGTGCCGAGCATGGTGCGCACAGCCGCATCCAGTGGCTGGGCGATGCCTCGATTGCCCAGGGCGATGTCAAGGTGGAGTCGGGTGGTGCCGAGATCGACGGTGGCCTGGACAAGCGCTGGCGTCGCGCCGTGGCGGCTCTGGGTCTGGTCTCCACCTGGTATGACGGAGACAAGGCATGA
- the motA gene encoding flagellar motor stator protein MotA produces the protein MLVLIGYIVAFGCIFGMYVLHGGSVGVLVKALPFEMVTIGGGALGAFIVSNQPKVLKATAKAIPSALKPSRYNKARYMEVMALLYELLQKARKEGLMSIESDVEDPQSSTVFQNYPQLMADHHVVEFLTDYLRMMVSGNLNSHEIEALMDSEIEAHHAEAHAPVMALNRLAGALPAFGIIAAVLGVVNTMAFVGQPPAVLGGMIASALVGTFLGILLAYALVEPMAALLEQRAQDAAKEFECIKATLLASMQGYNPGTAIEFGRKVLFSTERPGFLELESHVKGKK, from the coding sequence ATGCTTGTTCTCATCGGTTATATCGTCGCCTTTGGCTGCATCTTCGGCATGTATGTGCTGCACGGCGGCAGCGTGGGCGTTCTTGTCAAGGCGCTGCCGTTCGAGATGGTGACCATTGGCGGTGGCGCCCTGGGCGCTTTCATCGTCAGCAACCAGCCCAAGGTGCTCAAGGCCACGGCCAAGGCGATCCCTTCGGCGCTCAAGCCTTCGCGCTATAACAAGGCGCGCTATATGGAAGTGATGGCACTTCTGTACGAGCTGCTGCAGAAGGCGCGCAAGGAAGGCCTGATGTCGATCGAGTCCGATGTGGAAGATCCGCAGTCATCGACGGTGTTTCAGAACTATCCGCAACTGATGGCCGACCACCATGTCGTCGAGTTCCTGACCGACTATCTGCGCATGATGGTCTCGGGCAATCTCAATTCGCACGAGATCGAGGCGCTGATGGACAGCGAAATCGAAGCCCACCATGCCGAGGCTCATGCGCCGGTGATGGCACTGAATCGTCTGGCGGGCGCCTTGCCTGCCTTCGGCATTATTGCGGCCGTGCTGGGTGTGGTGAATACCATGGCTTTCGTGGGGCAGCCCCCGGCAGTGCTGGGCGGCATGATTGCCTCGGCCCTGGTGGGAACCTTCCTCGGTATCTTGCTGGCCTATGCGCTGGTGGAGCCCATGGCTGCGCTGCTGGAGCAGCGTGCCCAGGATGCGGCCAAGGAGTTCGAGTGCATCAAGGCGACGCTGCTGGCCAGCATGCAGGGCTACAACCCAGGCACAGCCATCGAGTTCGGCCGCAAGGTGCTGTTTTCCACCGAGCGTCCGGGCTTTCTGGAGCTGGAGTCGCACGTCAAGGGTAAGAAGTGA
- the fliF gene encoding flagellar basal-body MS-ring/collar protein FliF, whose protein sequence is MSAVAEVPVPNAVPGATYAPRPALAQRWNALDRGQRLRWGALAALVAVGLVAAAVFYRQPDYKLLFSNVSDKDGGAIVAQLTQMNVPYKYSEGGGAILIPADRVHDVRLKLATQGLPKGSVTGFELMENSKFGITQFQERLNFQRGLEGELTRSILALNAVQSARVHLALPNQNGFFREQQKPSASVLLSLHPGRMLDRAQIAGIVHLVASSVPEMEPAAVSVVDDTGKLLSQSPDGNAGGVDMQQFLYTQQVEQQYVRRILDILEPVVGKNNVKAQVSAELDFSQTESTSEQHRPNQSADGGAVRSQQVMETNGEKTATPPTGVPGATSNQPPQNSTAPINGANPAPQAAGAGQGNAQGNKRESITNYEVDKTVRVTRGSTGTVKRLTAAVVVNASLAAAAGTDAATAATAAAVSSGLRPLTAQQQEQLLTLVRETVGYSADRGDSVNLVSAPFMDSGAAPAELPMWKDPEIQAMAKSLGVPIALALFGALVLLGLVRPLLKGRNTGPGAQLNAIEAEALDRPALPAPVKELSPTKEQERLDQARHLAKQNPIAVANIVKTWINGEG, encoded by the coding sequence ATGTCTGCTGTAGCTGAAGTACCTGTCCCCAATGCCGTGCCCGGTGCCACGTATGCGCCCCGCCCTGCGCTTGCGCAGCGCTGGAATGCGCTCGACCGAGGCCAACGTCTTCGCTGGGGCGCACTGGCAGCCTTGGTCGCTGTAGGTCTGGTGGCGGCGGCGGTGTTCTATCGCCAGCCTGATTACAAGCTGCTGTTCTCCAACGTCAGTGACAAGGATGGCGGCGCCATCGTGGCGCAGCTGACGCAGATGAACGTGCCCTACAAGTACAGCGAGGGCGGCGGCGCCATCCTCATCCCCGCAGACCGTGTGCACGATGTGCGCCTGAAGCTGGCCACGCAAGGCCTGCCCAAGGGCTCGGTGACGGGCTTCGAGCTGATGGAGAACAGCAAGTTCGGCATCACCCAGTTTCAGGAGCGCCTCAACTTCCAGCGCGGCCTGGAAGGCGAGCTGACGCGCTCCATCCTGGCGCTCAATGCCGTGCAAAGTGCTCGCGTGCATCTGGCCCTGCCCAATCAGAACGGATTTTTCCGTGAGCAGCAAAAGCCTTCGGCTTCCGTGCTGCTGAGCCTGCATCCTGGTCGAATGCTGGACCGTGCGCAGATTGCGGGCATCGTGCATCTGGTGGCATCCAGCGTGCCCGAGATGGAGCCTGCCGCCGTCAGCGTGGTGGACGACACCGGCAAGCTGCTTTCGCAGTCGCCTGACGGCAATGCCGGCGGCGTGGACATGCAGCAGTTCCTCTACACCCAGCAGGTGGAGCAGCAATATGTGCGCCGCATTCTGGACATTCTGGAGCCCGTGGTCGGCAAGAACAATGTGAAGGCCCAGGTTTCGGCCGAGCTGGACTTCAGCCAGACCGAATCGACTTCAGAACAGCATCGTCCCAACCAGTCCGCCGACGGCGGGGCCGTGCGCAGCCAGCAGGTGATGGAGACCAATGGCGAGAAGACGGCCACTCCACCTACCGGCGTGCCTGGCGCGACCAGCAACCAGCCTCCTCAGAACTCCACCGCACCCATCAACGGAGCCAATCCTGCGCCGCAGGCTGCGGGTGCAGGCCAGGGCAACGCCCAGGGCAACAAGCGCGAGTCCATCACCAATTACGAAGTGGACAAGACCGTCAGGGTCACGCGCGGCAGCACCGGCACCGTCAAGCGCCTGACGGCTGCGGTGGTGGTCAATGCCTCGTTGGCTGCTGCGGCTGGCACCGATGCGGCGACAGCGGCAACGGCAGCAGCTGTCAGCTCCGGCCTGCGCCCTCTGACGGCGCAGCAGCAGGAGCAGTTGCTCACGCTGGTGCGCGAGACCGTGGGCTATAGCGCCGACCGAGGCGACTCGGTGAATCTGGTCAGTGCACCCTTCATGGACAGCGGTGCCGCTCCGGCCGAGCTGCCGATGTGGAAGGATCCCGAAATTCAGGCCATGGCCAAGAGCCTGGGCGTGCCGATTGCGCTGGCGCTGTTTGGTGCCCTGGTGTTGCTGGGCCTGGTGCGCCCCTTGCTCAAGGGGCGCAATACCGGCCCCGGCGCTCAGCTCAATGCCATTGAAGCCGAGGCGCTGGACAGGCCGGCTCTACCCGCCCCTGTGAAGGAGCTGTCGCCGACCAAGGAGCAGGAGCGACTGGACCAGGCCCGTCATCTGGCCAAGCAGAACCCGATTGCGGTGGCGAACATCGTGAAGACATGGATTAACGGTGAGGGGTGA
- a CDS encoding protein phosphatase CheZ, with protein MSSDQASANVHYKIGVLTRQLHNSLNELGYADRLRGSAGELPDAQSRLSYIARLTGEAANKVLGQVEVTQNRQDALAERTRAMRAELIKDPVAAVAKGRVMNYLQEVEEGTEQTNSHLTEIMMAQDFHDLTGQVIARVVALAADLESQLLELLIQTSPDAAQAPALTPMEAAQPKLAGPVVDPENTADVVTSQSQVDDLLASLGF; from the coding sequence ATGAGCAGCGACCAGGCCTCCGCCAACGTCCACTACAAGATTGGCGTGCTCACGCGCCAGTTGCATAACTCGCTCAATGAGCTTGGCTATGCGGACCGTTTGCGCGGCAGCGCAGGGGAGCTTCCCGATGCGCAAAGCCGCCTGTCCTATATCGCCCGTCTGACGGGGGAAGCTGCCAACAAGGTACTGGGTCAGGTCGAGGTGACGCAGAACCGCCAGGATGCGCTGGCCGAGCGCACTCGTGCCATGCGTGCAGAACTCATCAAGGATCCTGTGGCCGCCGTGGCCAAGGGCCGCGTGATGAACTATCTGCAGGAGGTGGAAGAGGGCACGGAGCAGACCAATAGCCATCTGACCGAGATCATGATGGCGCAGGACTTTCACGATCTCACGGGCCAGGTAATTGCTCGCGTGGTGGCGCTGGCGGCCGATCTGGAGTCGCAGCTGCTGGAGCTGCTGATCCAGACTTCGCCGGATGCTGCGCAGGCACCGGCCCTGACGCCTATGGAAGCCGCGCAGCCCAAGCTGGCCGGTCCGGTGGTGGATCCCGAAAACACGGCAGACGTGGTGACCTCGCAGTCCCAGGTGGATGATCTGCTGGCCAGTCTTGGTTTCTGA